A single genomic interval of Armigeres subalbatus isolate Guangzhou_Male chromosome 1, GZ_Asu_2, whole genome shotgun sequence harbors:
- the LOC134219604 gene encoding zinc finger protein 420-like: MLLRHIIPTNNDVEEIYIVKQEDEATGPSSNPLAAGATASGSKPPALLYENEDVEIKDEPMSVHGSEDEDYGDEKYDLPMPFLHGIPLEVKLVEDLPKKLEAAIKSEPFDAGHQSEPPVPQYCQQPKPLPQEEPDSKDKVRLKLNERVKKEQGVSSDDDWGDDDCQPLAMQLEKRVPKLKIKKDRFDSDYSLSSLDEDDLFNLPKDKNEKKRRRGRKKAGDNGDASDGESDFKCYVCVEDQKDKDFLMKHLKKKHRKMLPFDCNICTSRKITKLKDLNFHFRQHDETRRHKCVYCAARFESAQAQASHMRRMHSKEYDEDMEKHRRFLCRFCDKKFTKKHDHEAHEKRHLKESSSDPAFMKRELKCYICNDFVGNTRDELYAHVPLHDKEWLPYHCKECDNMKITTGRVLSEHLRQHQEGLAVKCVYCDRRFATLANCQAHERTHTAEKEADEILDAEKMTEAYDAKVVIENGIKRFQCEMCDRSYTLFSSLRKHQNLHTKSNAFICKTCGRAFVKASTLALHERRNHDENARYKCEGCGKTFRTIGHLLDHRNRTQHFAGKPHICEGCTTSFVEAEQLEEHLKICTETEANRPCFCGLCSNDFPSLVVALAHVKSDHEAEIPETKCRYCDLLFRDAEKIVEHEFRHTLPGIMSCTMCNRIFKHLKNLQCHVKNHGKASIPFMCDICGKTFTQKGTLTIHTRLHTGERPYTCQLCQKGFVDKNEMRRHYNMHFNQQSKLYIPNADQIASPVDVGMQGKKYKQYACKICGRQLTTSTALAKHITTHTGEKKYQCDFCDKRFAQGGQLTVHRRIHTGERPFACETCGQRFVGGSNYKRHVKQRMCKPMAVAELAAAQILSAASVLSAAPEIVDPITVVDPIATVSVDQVYSPM; encoded by the exons ATGCTTCTTCG GCACATAATTCCAACCAATAATGATGTGGAAGAAATTTACATCGTCAAACAAGAGGATGAAGCGACTGGGCCGAGTAGCAATCCGCTGGCGGCAGGAGCAACCGCATCCGGCAGCAAACCCCCGGCACTATTGTACGAGAACGAGGACGTCGAAATCAAGGACGAACCCATGAGTGTCCACGGCAGCGAAGATGAGGACTATGGGGACGAGAAGTACGACCTGCCGATGCCGTTCCTGCATGGGATTCCGTTGGAAGTGAAATTGGTGGAAGATCTGCCGAAAAAGTTGGAAGCCGCCATCAAGAGTGAACCTTTCGATGCTGGGCATCAATCCGAACCGCCGGTTCCGCAATATTGCCAACAACCGAAACCGCTTCCTCAGGAGGAACCAGACTCGAAGGATAAG GTACGGCTAAAATTAAATGAAAGGGTGAAAAAGGAGCAGGGCGTAAGTTCCGACGATGACTGGGGTGACGACGATTGTCAACCATTGGCCATGCAGTTGGAAAAGCGTGTTCCGAAACTGAAAATCAAGAAGGATCGCTTCGATTCGGATTATTCCCTATCATCGCTGGACGAGGATGATCTTTTTAACCTACCGAAGGATAAAAATGAAAAGAAGCGCAGGAGAGGTCGTAAAAAAGCCGGTGATAATGGTGACGCATCCGACGGAGAAAGTGATTTCAAGTGCTACGTTTGCGTTGAGGATCAAAAAGACAAAGACTTTCTGATGAAGCACTTGAAGAAAAAGCATCGAAAAATGTTGCCATTCGATTGCAACATTTGTACGTCTAGGAAAATCACAAAACTGAAGGACCTGAACTTTCATTTCCGGCAGCATGATGAAACTCGAAGGCATAAATGCGTTTACTGCGCGGCTCGGTTTGAATCGGCCCAGGCTCAGGCTAGCCATATGCGAAGGATGCACAGCAAAGAATATGATGAGGACATGGAGAAGCATCGTCGCTTTTTATGTCGTTTCTGTGACAAGAAATTCACTAAAAAGCATGATCATGAGGCGCATGAGAAGCGTCACCTCAAAGAGAGTTCCAGTGATCCGGCCTTCATGAAACGTGAATTGAAATGTTACATTTGCAATGACTTTGTGGGGAACACTCGAGACGAGCTGTATGCCCATGTTCCTTTGCATGATAAGGAATGGCTACCGTATCACTGCAAGGAATGCGACAACATGAAGATCACTACGGGCCGGGTTTTGTCCGAGCATCTACGGCAGCATCAGGAAGGTCTTGCCGTTAAATGCGTCTACTGTGACAGACGTTTCGCTACTTTGGCCAACTGTCAAGCCCATGAAAGGACTCATACGGCTGAAAAagaagctgatgaaattttggaCGCGGAAAAAATGACCGAAGCATATGATGCGAAAGTAGTAATTGAAAACGGAATCAAGCGGTTCCAGTGCGAAATGTGCGATAGGTCATACACACTTTTTAGCAGTTTGAGAAAGCATCAAAATCTACACACCAAGAGCAATGCTTTCATTTGCAAAACTTGCGGTCGCGCTTTCGTCAAAGCTTCGACACTGGCACTGCACGAGCGCCGCAACCATGATGAAAACGCTAGATATAAATGCGAGGGCTGTGGAAAAACATTCCGCACAATAGGGCATCTACTGGATCACAGGAATCGCACACAGCATTTTGCCGGAAAGCCTCACATTTGCGAAGGTTGTACCACGTCGTTCGTAGAGGCTGAGCAGCTTGAAGAACACttgaaaatttgcaccgaaacaGAAGCGAATCGTCCCTGCTTCTGCGGGTTATGCTCCAACGATTTCCCATCCTTGGTGGTGGCTCTGGCGCACGTCAAGTCCGACCATGAAGCGGAAATTCCGGAAACAAAGTGCCGATATTGCGATTTGCTTTTCCGCGATGCCGAAAAGATTGTAGAGCACGAGTTCAGACACACGCTGCCGGGCATAATGTCCTGTACGATGTGCAACCGGATCTTCAAGCATCTGAAGAATTTGCAGTGTCATGTGAAGAACCACGGAAAGGCGTCCATTCCCTTCATGTGCGACATCTGCGGTAAAACGTTCACTCAGAAGGGCACATTGACGATTCACACACGATTGCATACTG GCGAACGTCCGTACACTTGTCAACTTTGCCAGAAGGGTTTTGTAGACAAGAATGAAATGCGGCGCCACTACAACATGCATTTCAATCAGCAGAGTAAGCTGTACATTCCGAATGCGGATCAGATTGCATCGCCGGTTGACGTCGGTATGCAAGGTAAGAAGTATAAACAGTACGCTTGCAAGATTTGCGGTCGTCAGTTGACCACTTCCACGGCGTTGGCCAAGCACATCACTACTCATACgg GCGAAAAGAAGTATCAGTGCGACTTTTGCGACAAACGTTTTGCCCAGGGCGGCCAGCTGACTGTCCATCGGCGAATTCACACCGGAGAACGTCCATTTGCCTGTGAGACCTGTGGGCAGCGTTTCGTTGGCGGTAGTAACTATAAGCGGCACGTGAAGCAGCGCATGTGTAAGCCGATGGCTGTGGCAGAACTAGCCGCCGCACAAATTCTGTCAGCGGCATCCGTTCTATCGGCTGCGCCGGAAATCGTAGATCCGATAACCGTCGTAGATCCAATAGCCACCGTCAGTGTAGATCAGGTATACTCCCCAATGTAG